In Argiope bruennichi chromosome 4, qqArgBrue1.1, whole genome shotgun sequence, a single window of DNA contains:
- the LOC129966107 gene encoding dehydrogenase/reductase SDR family member 9-like — MSQVPLVIEEYARRLIYFSVVAFFFSAAILISIIVDLIKKLFLKNKVLPHGRAVFVTGCDTGFGNALAKRLDSKGFHVFATCLFPTGPGATELKASCSNRLHVLYMDVTKDESVEKALEYVKASIGTSVLWAIVNNAGILKAFSVELSSIEDFKDCLDVNLLGYMRVIKAFLPLLKQTKGRIVNVTSGAGEIALPYFTPYTTSKFASIGFTDCLRLELVASGISVVSIEPELFATGLLSEENLRKNLDAKMKRLGATFKEHYDDDFAASFRDLERAFLSFACPKISYVIDDLESAVSLVHPHHTYKPRRHLLSRFFCFYYKVMPKSCQIMLMKLVNFIFFSKFEAIVNLKNIMMKAIPLL; from the exons ATGTCCCAGGTTCCTCTTGTTATAGAAGAATACGCCAGGAGGCTTATTTATTTCTCAGTAGTGGCTTTCTTTTTTTCAGCAGCTATTCTAATATCAATAattgttgatttaattaaaaagctatttttgaaaaataaagtccTACCCCACGGTAGAGCTGTCTTCGTTACAG GTTGCGATACAGGATTCGGAAATGCACTTGCCAAACGTCTAGATTCGAAGGGATTTCACGTATTCGCAACATGTTTATTCCCCACCGGTCCTGGGGCTACAGAACTGAAAGCAAGTTGCTCTAATCGTCTGCATGTGTTGTACATGGATGTTACAAAAGACGAGAGCGTGGAAAAAGCTTTGGAATACGTGAAAGCAAGTATTGGGACATCCG TTTTGTGGGCCATTGTCAATAATGCCGGAATCCTGAAAGCGTTTTCAGTGGAGTTGTCATCAATAGAAGATTTCAAAGACTGTCTGGATGTCAATCTCCTGGGTTACATGAGAGTGATCAAAGCATTTCTTCCTCTATTGAAACAGACGAAGGGTAGGATAGTGAACGTTACAAGTGGAGCTG GGGAAATTGCTCTTCCATATTTCACACCTTACACAACAAGCAAATTCGCTTCAATTGGCTTTACTGACTGTTTGAGACTTGAACTTGTTGCTTCGGGAATTTCCGTAGTTTCCATTGAGCCAGAGTTGTTTGC cacTGGATTATTATCTGAAGAGAACCTTCGCAAGAATTTGGATGCCAAAATGAAAAGATTGGGGGCCACATTTAAGGAGCATTATGACGACGATTTTGCCGCATCATTTAGAGACTTAGAACGTGCGTTCCTTTCCTTCGCATGTCCGAAGATCAGCTATGTGATCGATGATTTGGAGTCAGCGGTCAGTCTGGTACATCCTCATCATACCTACAAACCCAGGAGACATTTGCTATCCCGTTTCTTCTGTTTTTACTACAAAGTGATGCCAAAGAGTTGCCAGATTATGTTGatgaaattagtaaattttatttttttctcaaaatttgaagcaatCGTGAATCTGAAGAATATCATGATGAAAGCAATACCTTTGCTTTGA